The DNA segment ACCGCTCGCTGCTGGTCAACGACGTGCGCCAGTCCGAACCCAAGAAGTGGGGCGGACCCGGTGCTCGCGCGCGCTATCAGAAGTCCTACCGCTAAGGTGATTCAAATATGATGGTACCGGTCAGGTGTTTCACCTGTGGAAACGTCATCGGCGGCGAATGGGAGGAGTTCAAAGAGCGGGCCCGTGAGGGCGACGAAGACCCCGAGAAGGTGCTCGACGAGCTGGGCGTCGAACGACACTGCTGTCGGCGGATGCTCGTCTCACACGAGGATCTCGTCGACATCGTCGCACCGTATCAATGATGAGCACACAGCGATACAACCGCTACGAGAAGGCTCGCATCATCGGTGCGCGAGCGCTGCAGATCGCACACGGTGCGCCGGTGCTGATCGAGACCGATCAGACCCAGCCGATCCTCATCGCAGCCGAGGAGTACGACGCTGGCGTCCTTCCCTTCACCGTCAACCGAGGACAACACACATGACACTCATTACCGACATTCGACTACGACGCGTACTGGATTCGCGAGGGAACGCCACCGTCGAGGCCGACGTCACCACCGAGAGTGGTGGCTTCGGCCGTGCGGCCGCTCCGAGCGGCGCGAGTACTGGTGAACACGAGGCGATCGAACTCCCGGCTCACGAGGCGATCGCCAACGCCCGCGAACACGCCGTCCCGCGGCTTGTCGGCGAGGTCTTCGCCGGCGATCAGCGCGAGGTCGACGCCGCGCTACACGCCGCCGACGGGACGGACGATTTCTCGGAGATCGGCGCCAACAGCGCGGTCGCGATCAGTATGGCCGCCGCCAAGGCCGGTGCCGACGTGCTCGGCGCACCGCTGTACCAGCACCTGGGCGGGACCTTCCGGGGCGATCAGTTCCCGACCCCGCTGGGCAACGTCGTCGGCGGCGGCGAGCACGCCGAGGAAGCCACCAACATTCAGGAGTTCCTCTCGGCTCCGGTGGGCGCACCGAGCGTGACCGAAGCGGTCTTCGCGAACGCGCAGGTCCACGCCCGTATCGGCGAACTCCTCGAAGAGAAGGGCGTCCCCGCCAACAAGGGCGACGAGGGTGCCTGGGCGCCGCCGATCGGCGACGACGAGGCCTTCGAAATCGTCGACCAGGCCACCACCGAAGTCAGTGACGACCTCGGCTTCGAGATTAGCTTCGGCCTGGACATGGCCGCCGCCGAGATGTACGAGGACGGCGAGTACGTCTACGAGGGTGAGGCCAACCGCTCGACGGCCGAACAGATCGACTACGTCGCCGAAATGGTCGATGAATACGACATGGCCTACGTCGAGGATCCGCTGGACGAAAACGACTTCGAGGCCTTCGCCGAGTTGACCGACCGCGTCGGCGACCGGACGCTCATCTGTGGCGACGATCTGTACGTCACCAACGTTGAGCGCCTCCAGGACGGCATCGACAAGGGCTCCTCGAACTCCATTCTCATCAAGCCCAACCAGATCGGCACCCTCTCCGACGCCGTCGACGCCATCGAACTCGGGGCCGCAAACGGCATCCAGTCGGTCGTTTCCCACCGTTCGGGTGAGACTGAGGACACGACAATCGCCCACCTCGCCGTGGGTGCAGCCGCCCCCTACATCAAGACCGGCACCGTCGCCGGCGAACGCACCGCCAAACTGAACGAACTCATCCGCATCGAAGAACAAGCATGAGTCAGGACGAAGAAGACGACATCGACGAGACTTCGGAGGCCGCCGGCGACGCCGGCGCTGTCACCGAGACGGAGGAATCGCCGGCGTCCGAGGGCGACACGCCGACGGACGCTGCGAACGAGTCACAGGATACGGAATCGACGGCCGAGACGGCGGACGCCGAAGAGACCGACACCGAGGAGGAGCCGGCTCTCGACGAGGACGTGATGCCGGAAGGCGAGGAGGCTGACCTCCTCATTCCCGTTGAGGACTATCTCGGCGCCGGGGTCCACATCGGGACCCAGCAGAATACGTCGGACATGGAGCGGTTCATCCACCGCGTCCGCACGGACGGACTGTACGTGCTGGACGTTTCGATGACCGACTCCCGGATCCGCACCGCTGCGGACTTCCTCGAGAACTACGACCCCGAGCAGATCCTCGTGGCCTCCTCGCGGCAGTACGGCCGTTTCCCGGCCGAGAAGTTCGCCGAGGCCGTCGGGGCACGCGCCCGGACGGGCCGGTTCATCCCCGGGACGCTCACCAACCCCGACTACGAGGGCTACATCGAGCCCGACGTCGTGGTCGTCACCGACCCGATCGGTGACGCCCAGGCCGTCAAGGAGGCCATCACGGTCGGCATCCCGGTCATCGCGATGTGTGACTCCAACAACACGACCAGCAACGTCGATCTGGT comes from the Halapricum desulfuricans genome and includes:
- a CDS encoding DNA-directed RNA polymerase subunit N, with amino-acid sequence MMVPVRCFTCGNVIGGEWEEFKERAREGDEDPEKVLDELGVERHCCRRMLVSHEDLVDIVAPYQ
- a CDS encoding DNA-directed RNA polymerase subunit K, producing MSTQRYNRYEKARIIGARALQIAHGAPVLIETDQTQPILIAAEEYDAGVLPFTVNRGQHT
- the eno gene encoding phosphopyruvate hydratase; the protein is MTLITDIRLRRVLDSRGNATVEADVTTESGGFGRAAAPSGASTGEHEAIELPAHEAIANAREHAVPRLVGEVFAGDQREVDAALHAADGTDDFSEIGANSAVAISMAAAKAGADVLGAPLYQHLGGTFRGDQFPTPLGNVVGGGEHAEEATNIQEFLSAPVGAPSVTEAVFANAQVHARIGELLEEKGVPANKGDEGAWAPPIGDDEAFEIVDQATTEVSDDLGFEISFGLDMAAAEMYEDGEYVYEGEANRSTAEQIDYVAEMVDEYDMAYVEDPLDENDFEAFAELTDRVGDRTLICGDDLYVTNVERLQDGIDKGSSNSILIKPNQIGTLSDAVDAIELGAANGIQSVVSHRSGETEDTTIAHLAVGAAAPYIKTGTVAGERTAKLNELIRIEEQA
- the rpsB gene encoding 30S ribosomal protein S2 — encoded protein: MSQDEEDDIDETSEAAGDAGAVTETEESPASEGDTPTDAANESQDTESTAETADAEETDTEEEPALDEDVMPEGEEADLLIPVEDYLGAGVHIGTQQNTSDMERFIHRVRTDGLYVLDVSMTDSRIRTAADFLENYDPEQILVASSRQYGRFPAEKFAEAVGARARTGRFIPGTLTNPDYEGYIEPDVVVVTDPIGDAQAVKEAITVGIPVIAMCDSNNTTSNVDLVVPTNNKGRKALSVVYWLLANETLDRRGAEPAYALEDFESEI